Proteins from a single region of Sphingomonas sp.:
- a CDS encoding lytic murein transglycosylase, which produces MRGWRNVSSWSLALAAAVVLASPAAGPAVAQDEQGFQAYLQQLGRQARAEGVSQRTIDAVLPGLTYNARVVELDRQQPESRPNAPIPNFQPYKLQHVDAARISQGRAAYQRQRWRLEKIERETGVPESIMVAIWGHETNYGKVMGGFDLPRALASLAYEGRRRELFSSEFVATLKMIDRGVPREKLVGSWAGAFGGPQFLPSVYLRLARDGDGDGVADIWTSEADTLASIGNYFTNAGWRAGQPWGFAVSVPAGLNRDAIKARTNSPRCPRVHDRHSQWKTMAEWRALGVVPISRAWPADGIQASLLEPDGPGKTAYLLTGNYRVILDYNCSNFYALSVGLLADEVER; this is translated from the coding sequence ATGAGGGGTTGGCGTAACGTATCGAGTTGGAGTTTGGCGCTGGCGGCAGCGGTGGTGCTGGCATCGCCCGCGGCGGGTCCGGCGGTGGCGCAGGACGAGCAGGGCTTTCAGGCATATCTCCAGCAATTGGGGCGTCAGGCGCGGGCCGAGGGCGTTAGCCAGCGCACGATCGACGCGGTGCTGCCCGGGCTCACCTATAACGCCCGCGTCGTCGAGCTCGATCGCCAGCAGCCCGAAAGCCGGCCCAACGCGCCGATCCCCAATTTCCAGCCCTACAAGCTCCAGCATGTCGATGCCGCGCGCATCTCGCAGGGACGGGCGGCCTATCAGCGTCAGCGCTGGCGGCTCGAGAAGATCGAGCGCGAGACCGGCGTACCCGAATCGATCATGGTCGCGATCTGGGGGCATGAGACAAATTACGGGAAGGTGATGGGCGGCTTCGACCTCCCCCGCGCGCTGGCCAGCCTCGCCTATGAAGGGCGGCGGCGCGAGCTGTTCTCCAGCGAGTTCGTCGCCACGCTGAAGATGATCGACCGCGGTGTGCCGCGCGAGAAGCTGGTCGGCAGCTGGGCCGGGGCGTTCGGCGGGCCGCAATTCCTGCCGTCGGTCTATCTGCGCCTGGCTCGTGACGGTGACGGCGACGGTGTGGCCGATATCTGGACCAGCGAGGCGGATACGCTCGCGTCGATCGGAAATTATTTCACCAACGCCGGCTGGCGCGCCGGCCAGCCCTGGGGCTTCGCGGTGAGCGTGCCCGCTGGCTTGAACCGCGACGCGATCAAGGCGCGGACCAACAGCCCGCGCTGTCCGCGCGTCCATGACCGCCACAGCCAGTGGAAGACGATGGCCGAATGGCGCGCGCTGGGCGTGGTGCCGATCAGCCGCGCATGGCCCGCCGACGGGATTCAGGCGAGCCTGCTCGAGCCCGATGGGCCGGGGAAGACCGCCTATCTGCTGACCGGCAATTACCGGGTGATCCTCGACTACAACTGCTCGAACTTCTACGCCCTGTCGGTCGGGCTGCTCGCGGACGAGGTGGAGCGCTAA
- a CDS encoding SPOR domain-containing protein has product MIWKTSLVAALSLTLAACGGGRGYADYGPETAGGQGSVAAQSWGGAGGERERYRQPESVSAPAQRGEAVEAQYRNDGQPGASYAVPGANPVPQRQAYAPPQQQNYRATEPAPQDYADPAAGMEGPSGSSRSGSQRYDEVGFAGIRPVAGGGAADGAVVGIHRSLPVNSFVEVTALDTGKTILVLITGSLGAGADHPIDLSAGAARQLGYDHPQTIAVRVRAVTPTAADQAALNQGRPATQRPDTPPVLLNALRKHVPAGGYRLAVQPVDPGYTAPRTATTGRAPVRSPARGGLVVQVAALSNAANAQSLAQSLGGFVKPGGGLYRVQLGPFATRAEAEAARQRAAGAGYGDARVIAN; this is encoded by the coding sequence ATGATCTGGAAGACTAGCCTGGTTGCTGCTCTCAGCCTGACCCTTGCCGCGTGCGGCGGGGGCCGGGGCTATGCCGATTACGGCCCCGAAACCGCCGGCGGACAAGGTTCCGTCGCGGCGCAGAGCTGGGGAGGGGCGGGCGGTGAACGCGAGCGCTATCGTCAGCCCGAGTCCGTTTCCGCTCCGGCGCAGCGAGGCGAGGCGGTCGAGGCGCAATATCGCAATGATGGCCAGCCGGGCGCTTCCTACGCCGTGCCGGGCGCGAATCCTGTGCCGCAGCGCCAAGCCTATGCGCCGCCGCAGCAGCAGAACTATCGTGCGACGGAACCGGCGCCGCAGGATTATGCCGACCCCGCTGCGGGGATGGAGGGGCCGAGTGGTTCCTCGCGCTCGGGTAGCCAGCGTTACGACGAGGTCGGCTTTGCCGGAATCCGTCCCGTCGCCGGCGGCGGCGCGGCCGATGGCGCGGTGGTGGGGATTCACCGCTCGCTTCCGGTCAACAGCTTCGTCGAAGTGACCGCGCTCGATACCGGCAAGACGATCCTGGTGCTGATCACCGGTTCGCTGGGCGCGGGCGCCGATCATCCCATCGACCTGTCGGCCGGCGCGGCGCGCCAGCTTGGCTATGACCATCCGCAGACGATCGCGGTGCGCGTTCGCGCCGTCACGCCAACCGCCGCTGATCAGGCCGCTCTCAATCAGGGCCGGCCCGCGACTCAGCGCCCCGACACGCCGCCAGTACTGCTCAATGCGCTGCGCAAACATGTGCCCGCGGGCGGATATCGTCTCGCCGTCCAGCCGGTCGATCCGGGTTACACCGCGCCGCGCACCGCCACCACCGGCCGCGCGCCCGTCCGTTCTCCGGCGCGCGGCGGTTTAGTCGTTCAGGTCGCCGCACTTTCGAACGCGGCGAATGCGCAATCGCTTGCCCAAAGCCTTGGAGGGTTCGTAAAGCCGGGTGGCGGACTCTATCGCGTCCAGCTTGGGCCCTTCGCAACGCGCGCAGAGGCCGAAGCGGCGCGGCAGCGGGCCGCTGGCGCGGGATATGGAGATGCTCGCGTCATCGCCAATTAG
- a CDS encoding D-alanyl-D-alanine carboxypeptidase family protein, with protein sequence MKKLIAASILALAVAAVPTNAANPPFDTPAPIAYMEDMSSGAVLYAKDADRRIPPASMAKMMTVYVAFDLIKQGKLKLDQQIEVMPETWKKWHSQGSTMFLAVGEKPTVSDLLKGIVTLSGNDACVVLAEGIAGTEEAFVNLMNQQGKKLGLTNSQFGTSNGWPDEGRTYVTARDLAHLAKATIQDHPQLYKDFYSLPSFTWGKTLGAGADISQANRDPLLGKVAGADGLKTGHTEEAGYGFTGSAEQGGRRLVMVVAGLDTYSGRAAESVKFMNWGFRAWSPRPIVGKGKPVGDVAVQGGGSSSVSVIAPRDLAATVPAGTSPEMQGRIVYQGPVKAPIKAGDHIADLVIDSPGMPQQTLPLVAANDVGEAGFFRRAWLGLWSLFGL encoded by the coding sequence ATGAAGAAGCTGATCGCCGCCTCGATTCTCGCACTGGCCGTAGCGGCCGTACCGACGAACGCGGCGAACCCGCCCTTCGATACCCCCGCGCCGATCGCCTATATGGAGGATATGTCCTCCGGCGCGGTGCTCTACGCCAAGGATGCCGACCGCCGCATCCCGCCCGCTTCGATGGCGAAGATGATGACAGTCTATGTCGCCTTCGACCTGATCAAGCAGGGCAAGCTCAAGCTCGACCAGCAGATCGAGGTGATGCCCGAGACGTGGAAGAAATGGCATTCGCAGGGCTCGACCATGTTCCTGGCGGTGGGCGAGAAGCCGACCGTTTCCGACCTGCTCAAGGGCATCGTCACGCTTTCGGGCAACGATGCCTGCGTCGTGCTGGCCGAGGGGATCGCCGGCACCGAGGAAGCGTTCGTCAATTTGATGAACCAGCAGGGCAAGAAGCTGGGTCTGACCAACAGCCAGTTCGGCACCTCGAACGGCTGGCCCGACGAGGGCCGCACCTATGTGACCGCGCGCGATCTCGCGCATCTCGCCAAGGCGACGATCCAGGATCATCCGCAGCTTTACAAGGACTTCTATTCGCTTCCCAGCTTCACCTGGGGCAAGACGCTGGGCGCTGGTGCCGATATCAGCCAGGCCAATCGCGACCCGCTGCTCGGCAAGGTCGCGGGTGCCGATGGTCTCAAGACCGGCCACACCGAAGAGGCCGGCTATGGCTTTACCGGCTCGGCCGAGCAGGGCGGGCGCCGCCTGGTGATGGTTGTCGCCGGCCTCGACACCTATTCCGGCCGCGCCGCGGAATCGGTCAAGTTCATGAACTGGGGCTTCCGCGCCTGGTCACCACGCCCGATCGTCGGCAAGGGCAAACCGGTTGGCGATGTCGCGGTGCAGGGCGGCGGTTCGAGCAGCGTATCGGTGATCGCGCCGCGCGACCTTGCCGCCACCGTGCCCGCAGGCACCTCGCCCGAGATGCAGGGGCGGATCGTCTATCAGGGACCGGTAAAGGCGCCGATCAAGGCGGGCGACCATATCGCCGATCTCGTCATCGATTCGCCGGGGATGCCGCAGCAGACCTTGCCGCTGGTGGCGGCGAATGATGTTGGCGAGGCCGGGTTCTTCCGGCGGGCTTGGCTTGGGTTGTGGAGCCTGTTCGGCCTCTAA
- a CDS encoding AAA family ATPase translates to MQIGNDSAREALAAAMASGALHHAWLIAGPQGVGKGRFARQAALRMLAEAAEPESLPPGWDVPESTRTAHYASSGAHPDYRELARLPKDPDKPDEALARSITIAQVRGLQAMFANKPSLSSRRVVVIDAIDDLERAGANALLKSLEEPPQGTIFLLVSHSPGRLLPTIRSRCRLLRFEALAPSQVEAIVREHLSEATQAEIDALVRAGEGSPGRALSFAGLDLAALEAEMDALADSGDANNVIRSRLSKLLGAKAAQPRYEAFLDRAPTFIAERARVRSGEALRTALDTYAAARELTASALGLSLDASATVFEMSGLIARIGAR, encoded by the coding sequence ATGCAGATCGGCAACGATTCCGCCCGCGAGGCGCTGGCCGCGGCGATGGCGAGCGGGGCGCTGCATCATGCCTGGCTGATCGCTGGGCCGCAGGGGGTGGGGAAGGGGCGCTTCGCCCGGCAAGCGGCGCTGCGGATGCTCGCTGAGGCCGCCGAGCCCGAATCGCTGCCACCGGGCTGGGACGTGCCCGAATCGACGCGCACCGCGCATTACGCCTCTTCCGGCGCGCATCCCGATTATCGCGAACTGGCGCGGCTGCCCAAGGATCCGGACAAGCCCGACGAGGCGCTGGCGCGCTCGATCACCATCGCGCAGGTTCGTGGTTTGCAGGCGATGTTCGCCAACAAGCCGTCGCTATCCTCAAGGCGCGTGGTCGTGATCGACGCGATAGACGATCTAGAGCGCGCCGGAGCCAATGCCTTGCTCAAGAGTCTGGAGGAGCCGCCACAGGGGACGATCTTCCTGCTGGTCAGCCATTCGCCGGGGCGGTTGCTGCCGACGATCCGCTCGCGCTGCCGCTTGCTGCGCTTCGAAGCGCTGGCGCCGAGCCAGGTGGAGGCGATCGTGCGCGAGCATCTGTCCGAAGCCACGCAGGCCGAGATCGATGCGCTGGTTCGCGCCGGCGAAGGATCGCCGGGGCGGGCATTGAGCTTCGCGGGACTCGATCTGGCTGCGCTTGAGGCCGAAATGGATGCGCTGGCCGACAGCGGAGACGCCAATAATGTCATTCGCTCGCGCCTGTCGAAGCTACTCGGAGCCAAGGCGGCGCAGCCGCGCTACGAAGCGTTTCTCGATCGCGCCCCGACCTTTATCGCCGAACGCGCGCGCGTCCGTTCGGGCGAGGCGCTGCGCACCGCGCTCGATACCTATGCCGCCGCGCGCGAGCTTACCGCCAGCGCGCTCGGACTGTCGCTCGATGCCAGCGCGACGGTATTCGAAATGTCCGGACTGATTGCGAGAATCGGCGCGCGCTGA
- a CDS encoding cystatin domain-containing protein produces MRLVLPSLAATMMFAVSAQAQDAPAPAPHHAPIVGGFSAIEVTPEVTKAAEFALGELKIPADQLDHVEQAKQQVVAGMNYNFVLVLKDGRKFRVQVWAKLDRSHALTSSEELHAH; encoded by the coding sequence ATGCGTCTTGTTCTCCCCAGCCTCGCCGCCACGATGATGTTCGCCGTCAGCGCGCAGGCCCAAGACGCTCCTGCTCCTGCTCCCCACCACGCCCCCATCGTCGGCGGTTTCAGCGCGATCGAAGTCACGCCGGAAGTGACCAAGGCTGCCGAGTTCGCGCTGGGCGAACTGAAGATCCCGGCCGATCAGCTTGATCATGTCGAGCAGGCCAAGCAGCAGGTCGTCGCCGGCATGAACTATAATTTCGTGCTCGTGCTGAAGGACGGCCGCAAGTTTCGCGTCCAGGTGTGGGCAAAGCTGGATCGCAGCCATGCGCTGACCAGCAGCGAAGAACTCCACGCGCATTGA
- the metG gene encoding methionine--tRNA ligase has product MAEPYYISTAIHYPNGRPHIGHAYEMIAADAIARFQRQQGRDVFFQTGTDEHGLKMVKTARDRGMTARELADEMSGYFSEIAEVLDISCDRFIRTSEPGHYKASQAIWQAMADAGDLYMDRYEGWYSVRDEAFYEEKELTGEGDDRLSPQGTPVEWTVEETWFFRLSKYQQPLLDFYAANPDFIRPETRRNEILRFVEGGLVDLSVSRTSFDWGVPVPGSPGHVMYVWVDALTNYITGAGYPDDPERFAKYWPADLHLIGKDIVRFHAVYWPAFLMSAKLPLPKQVFGHGFLLNRGEKMSKSTGNVIDPMELAALYGKDALRYFLLRDVSFGNDGTFSDEAIMTRANADLSNSFGNLAQRVLSFVAKNCDGKIEPGENQLADQALLDEVATACQQFDDDFHDLALSQGLESWMRGVFACNQYVDAQAPWALRKTDPARMHGVLATLLKAIRLLATTIQPVIPSSAANLLAQLGLEGDEDFRIAPPTPIFPRLELKEDTEA; this is encoded by the coding sequence ATGGCCGAGCCTTATTACATCTCCACCGCGATCCATTATCCCAACGGTCGTCCGCATATCGGCCATGCCTATGAGATGATCGCCGCCGACGCGATCGCGCGCTTCCAGCGCCAGCAGGGCCGCGACGTCTTCTTCCAGACCGGTACCGACGAGCATGGCCTCAAGATGGTCAAGACCGCGCGCGACCGGGGCATGACGGCGCGAGAACTGGCCGACGAGATGTCGGGTTATTTCAGTGAGATAGCGGAGGTCCTCGATATTTCGTGCGATCGTTTCATCCGCACCTCCGAGCCCGGGCATTACAAGGCCAGCCAGGCGATCTGGCAGGCAATGGCCGACGCCGGCGACCTCTATATGGATCGTTACGAGGGCTGGTATTCGGTTCGCGACGAGGCGTTTTACGAAGAGAAGGAACTAACCGGGGAAGGCGATGACCGCCTGTCGCCGCAAGGCACGCCGGTCGAATGGACGGTCGAGGAGACGTGGTTCTTCCGCCTCTCCAAATATCAGCAGCCCCTGCTCGATTTCTACGCCGCCAATCCCGACTTCATCCGCCCGGAAACGCGCCGCAACGAGATTTTGCGCTTCGTCGAGGGCGGGCTGGTCGATCTTTCGGTCAGCCGCACCAGCTTCGATTGGGGCGTGCCGGTGCCGGGTTCGCCGGGGCATGTGATGTATGTGTGGGTCGATGCGCTGACCAATTACATCACCGGTGCGGGCTATCCGGACGATCCGGAGCGCTTCGCCAAATACTGGCCGGCGGATTTGCATCTGATCGGCAAGGACATCGTCCGCTTCCACGCGGTCTATTGGCCAGCCTTCCTGATGTCGGCCAAGCTGCCGCTGCCGAAGCAGGTGTTCGGACACGGTTTCCTGCTCAATCGCGGGGAAAAGATGTCGAAATCGACGGGCAACGTCATCGACCCCATGGAATTGGCCGCGCTCTACGGCAAGGATGCGCTACGCTATTTCCTGTTGCGCGACGTCAGCTTCGGCAATGACGGGACGTTCAGCGACGAAGCGATCATGACGCGGGCCAATGCCGATCTGTCGAACAGCTTCGGCAATCTGGCGCAGCGCGTGCTCTCGTTCGTCGCCAAGAATTGCGACGGCAAGATCGAGCCCGGCGAGAACCAGTTGGCCGATCAGGCATTGCTCGATGAGGTCGCGACCGCCTGCCAGCAGTTCGACGACGATTTCCACGATCTCGCGCTCAGCCAAGGGCTCGAATCCTGGATGCGCGGGGTCTTCGCGTGCAACCAATATGTCGATGCGCAGGCGCCATGGGCATTGCGTAAGACCGATCCAGCGCGGATGCATGGCGTGCTGGCGACCTTGCTCAAGGCGATCCGCCTGCTGGCGACCACGATTCAGCCGGTGATCCCATCATCGGCCGCCAACCTGTTGGCGCAACTCGGGCTCGAAGGCGATGAGGACTTTCGTATCGCGCCGCCGACCCCCATCTTCCCCCGGCTGGAGCTGAAGGAAGACACAGAGGCATGA
- a CDS encoding TatD family hydrolase, producing the protein MKLADSHCHLIYKGLGEQQPEVLARAREAGVLAMLNISTREREWDEVIAVAEREADVWASVGIHPHEADEHPDVDAAKLIEKARHPRVVGIGESGLDYYYDHSDRDRQRASFRAHIAASRETGLPIIVHTRDAEEDTAEILRDEMGKGAFPGVIHCFTASGAFADIALDLGFYISISGIVTFKSARDLQETAARLPVERLLIETDAPFLAPVPHRGKTGEPAFVADTCRFLAGLRGVDADELADATRANFHALFAKTVA; encoded by the coding sequence ATGAAGCTCGCCGACAGCCATTGCCACCTGATCTACAAGGGTCTGGGCGAACAGCAGCCCGAGGTGCTGGCGCGGGCGCGCGAGGCGGGCGTGCTGGCGATGCTCAACATCTCGACGCGCGAGCGCGAATGGGACGAGGTGATCGCGGTTGCCGAGCGCGAGGCGGACGTCTGGGCTTCGGTCGGCATCCATCCGCACGAAGCCGACGAGCATCCCGATGTCGATGCCGCCAAGCTGATCGAAAAGGCGCGGCACCCGCGTGTCGTCGGCATCGGCGAAAGCGGGCTCGATTATTACTACGACCATTCGGATCGCGACCGCCAGCGCGCCAGCTTCCGCGCGCATATCGCAGCGAGCCGCGAGACCGGGCTGCCGATCATCGTCCACACCCGTGATGCCGAGGAGGATACCGCCGAGATCCTGCGCGACGAGATGGGGAAGGGGGCGTTCCCCGGCGTGATCCACTGCTTCACGGCGAGCGGGGCGTTCGCCGATATCGCCCTCGATCTCGGTTTCTACATCTCGATTTCGGGTATCGTGACGTTCAAGAGCGCCAGGGATTTGCAGGAAACCGCGGCGCGGCTGCCGGTCGAGCGGCTGCTGATCGAGACCGATGCGCCGTTCCTCGCCCCGGTGCCGCACCGGGGCAAGACCGGCGAGCCGGCGTTCGTGGCGGATACCTGCCGGTTCCTGGCCGGGTTGCGCGGCGTCGATGCCGACGAACTGGCGGATGCGACCCGCGCCAATTTCCATGCATTGTTCGCCAAGACGGTCGCGTGA
- a CDS encoding MBL fold metallo-hydrolase, translating into MKLRILGSGTSSGVPRIGNDWGACDPNEPKNRRTRASVLVSTETTRILIDTSPDMREQLLAADISNVDAVIWTHDHADHCHGIDDLRQIMHARDGEPVRGLARPFTREQLEIRFAYAFFGRKLYRPTVAIETLPDSIQIGDIRVTVTDQPHGGITSAGLRFDSNGKSIGYATDFHEMTNDMRALYSGLDLWVVDALRRAPHPTHPNLDSVLGWAGELAPRRTVLVHMDHSMDYAGLTATLPKGVEPGYDGMDL; encoded by the coding sequence GTGAAGCTCCGCATCCTCGGTTCGGGAACGTCGTCCGGTGTTCCTAGGATCGGCAATGACTGGGGCGCTTGCGATCCGAACGAGCCGAAGAACCGCCGGACGCGGGCTTCGGTGCTGGTTTCGACCGAGACTACGCGTATCCTGATCGACACCAGTCCGGACATGCGCGAGCAGTTGCTTGCCGCGGACATAAGCAATGTCGATGCGGTGATCTGGACGCACGATCACGCCGATCATTGCCACGGCATCGACGACCTTCGCCAGATCATGCATGCCCGGGATGGTGAGCCCGTACGCGGCCTCGCGCGGCCGTTCACGCGCGAGCAGCTCGAGATTCGCTTCGCCTATGCGTTCTTCGGGCGGAAGCTGTACCGGCCGACCGTGGCGATCGAGACATTGCCGGATAGTATTCAGATCGGCGACATTCGCGTAACCGTCACCGATCAACCGCACGGCGGCATCACTTCCGCCGGACTTCGCTTCGATAGTAACGGTAAATCAATAGGTTATGCCACAGACTTTCATGAAATGACGAACGATATGCGTGCGCTCTATTCGGGGCTCGACCTATGGGTGGTCGATGCGCTGCGCCGGGCGCCGCACCCGACGCATCCCAATCTGGATTCGGTGCTGGGCTGGGCAGGGGAACTGGCCCCGCGCCGTACGGTCCTGGTTCATATGGACCATAGCATGGACTATGCCGGGCTAACGGCTACGCTGCCCAAGGGCGTCGAGCCGGGATATGACGGAATGGACCTGTGA
- a CDS encoding TIGR02281 family clan AA aspartic protease, which yields MNDDLLSGILLVGVLVLAARAMLTRRASFATMLGSLFSWAAIGLVLFLGFNHRDEIDAFFARMGGYEEQRAEGGAVRIRMARDGHFWANVKLNGYERRMLIDSGATITALSAKTAAAAGVDPRSGKMPVTIETANGAVEAASAKIDKIEIGPLKAEDLHVVVAEAFGDMDVLGMNFLSRLKSWRVQGNELILEPDGANAVEAAAVQAEPPARTSRGGEKSHPGITARKTPVEQE from the coding sequence GTGAACGACGATTTGCTGAGCGGGATCCTGCTGGTGGGCGTGCTGGTGCTGGCGGCGCGGGCGATGCTGACGCGGCGAGCGTCGTTCGCGACAATGCTGGGCAGCCTCTTCTCCTGGGCCGCGATCGGCCTCGTTTTGTTCCTCGGTTTCAATCACCGCGATGAGATCGACGCGTTCTTCGCGCGGATGGGCGGATATGAAGAGCAGCGTGCCGAAGGCGGTGCCGTCCGCATCCGCATGGCGCGCGACGGGCATTTCTGGGCCAATGTGAAGCTTAATGGCTATGAGCGGCGGATGCTGATCGACAGCGGTGCGACGATCACGGCGCTCTCAGCCAAGACCGCGGCGGCGGCCGGCGTCGATCCCAGGAGCGGCAAGATGCCGGTTACCATCGAGACCGCCAACGGCGCCGTCGAGGCGGCATCGGCGAAGATCGACAAGATTGAGATCGGACCGCTCAAGGCCGAGGATCTGCATGTCGTCGTCGCCGAGGCGTTTGGCGACATGGACGTGCTGGGCATGAATTTCCTGTCGCGGCTCAAATCATGGCGGGTGCAGGGTAATGAACTGATCCTCGAACCCGACGGCGCGAACGCCGTCGAGGCCGCCGCCGTACAGGCCGAGCCGCCGGCACGGACCAGCCGCGGCGGGGAGAAGAGCCACCCGGGCATCACCGCGCGGAAGACCCCCGTCGAACAGGAATAG
- the mazG gene encoding nucleoside triphosphate pyrophosphohydrolase, with protein MNSPPETRPSDIERLVRIMQRLRDPETGCEWDTVQTFATIAPYTIEEAYEVADAIERSDMVDLKDELGDLLLQVIFHSRMAEESGHFDLADVVAAISDKMERRHPHIFLGAVDGGHHLWEQIKADERGTKGYQGALDGVAIGLPALLRAEKLQKRAARTGFDWPDPSGARAKIDEELAEVEAAASQAEREEEIGDLLFAAVNWARKLGVDPEAALRGANAKFEKRFKAMEAEAGDAFAGLDLDAKEALWAAAKTRE; from the coding sequence GTGAATTCCCCGCCGGAAACGCGCCCTTCCGATATTGAGCGGCTGGTTCGCATCATGCAGCGACTGCGCGATCCCGAAACCGGCTGTGAATGGGACACCGTCCAGACCTTCGCGACGATCGCGCCCTACACGATCGAGGAAGCCTATGAAGTCGCCGATGCGATCGAGCGCAGCGACATGGTCGATCTCAAGGACGAACTCGGCGACCTGCTTCTCCAGGTAATCTTCCACAGCCGCATGGCCGAGGAATCCGGCCATTTCGATCTGGCGGATGTGGTCGCGGCGATCAGCGACAAGATGGAGCGGCGGCATCCCCACATATTCCTCGGCGCTGTGGACGGCGGCCATCACCTGTGGGAACAAATCAAGGCCGACGAGCGGGGGACAAAAGGGTATCAGGGCGCGCTGGATGGGGTAGCGATCGGCCTCCCCGCCCTGCTTCGCGCCGAAAAGCTACAGAAGCGTGCGGCACGGACCGGCTTCGACTGGCCCGATCCGAGCGGCGCGCGGGCAAAGATCGACGAGGAACTTGCCGAAGTCGAGGCTGCGGCCAGTCAGGCCGAGCGCGAGGAAGAAATTGGCGATCTGCTGTTCGCGGCGGTCAATTGGGCGCGGAAGCTGGGCGTCGATCCCGAAGCGGCGCTGCGCGGGGCGAACGCCAAGTTCGAAAAGCGCTTCAAGGCGATGGAGGCTGAGGCCGGCGACGCCTTTGCCGGGCTCGATCTCGATGCCAAGGAGGCATTGTGGGCGGCTGCCAAGACTCGGGAATAA
- a CDS encoding DUF1254 domain-containing protein has translation MIRRWGLPLLIGIVAALVAWQAALIATPRILMVLAVSRIEKVGGPNHFTHAPLADDRSRAIVRPSPDLAYSSCPFDLSKGPLRIDAVPVTTAPYWSLSIFDAQTDAVFVRNATESATPFRVAIVAPGQTAPAGYMPVHVLGPRGIALVRILIDEKARFAEIDAARRETNCAV, from the coding sequence ATGATTCGCCGCTGGGGCCTGCCGCTGCTGATCGGCATCGTCGCCGCGCTTGTCGCCTGGCAGGCCGCGCTGATCGCCACCCCGCGCATATTGATGGTCCTGGCCGTCAGCCGGATCGAGAAGGTCGGCGGCCCCAATCACTTCACCCACGCACCGCTGGCCGACGACCGCTCGCGCGCCATCGTCCGGCCGAGCCCTGATCTCGCCTATTCGAGTTGCCCGTTCGACCTGAGCAAAGGCCCGCTGCGGATCGACGCGGTCCCGGTGACCACCGCACCCTATTGGTCGCTGTCGATATTCGATGCCCAGACCGACGCAGTGTTCGTCCGCAACGCGACGGAATCCGCCACGCCGTTCCGCGTTGCCATCGTCGCCCCGGGGCAGACGGCACCCGCCGGATATATGCCGGTACATGTCTTGGGACCGCGCGGCATCGCTCTGGTGCGGATCCTGATCGACGAAAAAGCCCGCTTCGCCGAAATCGACGCGGCCCGGCGCGAGACCAACTGCGCGGTCTAA
- a CDS encoding DUF1214 domain-containing protein translates to MRLGFVARSLLCLLAGAAIGIGGAALTVRSGAAATSAVGPWTTGSDYGSAEAGARTRAVIALRGLLALPAREARYYNAAVDDAGAPLDGKCRYRIAGGALPARWWSITLYGHDGYLVANAPRIYAINSTGLPAAAQTHWQIVAAPDPQPGHWLPTGGVAKFELTLRAYLPAEAGKRDFTRDELPRIVRESCA, encoded by the coding sequence ATGAGACTCGGCTTCGTCGCCCGCAGCCTTCTATGCCTGCTTGCCGGGGCGGCGATCGGCATCGGCGGCGCGGCGCTGACGGTGCGCTCGGGCGCTGCGGCCACCAGCGCAGTCGGTCCCTGGACTACCGGCAGCGACTATGGATCGGCTGAAGCCGGCGCGAGGACCCGCGCGGTGATCGCATTGCGCGGCCTGCTGGCGCTACCGGCACGCGAGGCGCGTTACTACAACGCCGCTGTGGACGATGCCGGAGCGCCGCTCGACGGCAAATGCCGCTACCGCATCGCCGGCGGCGCCTTGCCCGCGCGCTGGTGGAGCATCACGCTCTATGGCCATGACGGCTATCTGGTGGCCAATGCGCCGCGCATCTACGCGATCAACAGCACCGGGTTGCCCGCCGCCGCGCAGACCCATTGGCAGATCGTCGCCGCGCCCGATCCGCAGCCGGGGCACTGGCTCCCGACCGGAGGCGTAGCGAAATTCGAGCTGACCCTGCGCGCCTATCTGCCCGCAGAGGCCGGGAAGCGCGATTTCACCCGCGACGAACTGCCCCGGATCGTGCGCGAGAGCTGCGCATGA